One window of Lacerta agilis isolate rLacAgi1 chromosome 14, rLacAgi1.pri, whole genome shotgun sequence genomic DNA carries:
- the LOC117059398 gene encoding GTPase HRas-like yields the protein MTEYKLVVVGAGGVGKSALTIQLIQNHFVDEYDPTIEDSYRKQVVIDGETCLLDILDTAGQEEYSAMRDQYMRTGEGFLCVFAINNTKSFEDVHHYREQINRVKDSDDVPMVLVGNKCDLPSRTVDTKQAQELARSYGIPFVETSAKTRQGVEDAFYTLVREIRKHKEKISNGRKKKSSKRKCIIL from the exons ATGACAGAATAcaaactggtggtggtgggtgctGGTGGTGTTGGGAAGAGTGCATTGACTATACAGTTGATTCAGAATCACTTTGTGGACGAGTATGATCCCACTATAGAG GATTCATACCGGAAGCAAGTGGTAATTGATGGAGAGACGTGTCTCTTGGATATCTTGGACACAGCTGGGCAAGAGGAGTACAGTGCTATGCGTGACCAGTACATGAGGACAGGAGAAGGCTTCCTCTGTGTCTTTGCAATCAACAACACAAAGTCTTTCGAAGATGTTCACCACTACAG GGAGCAGATCAACCGTGTGAAGGACTCCGATGATGTTCCAATGGTGCTTGTTGGCAATAAATGTGATCTGCCCTCCCGGACGGTGGATACGAAACAAGCCCAGGAGCTTGCCAGAAGCTACGGAATCCCCTTTGTAGAGACCTCTGCCAAAACCAGACAG GGAGTGGAAGATGCTTTCTACACCCTGGTGCGAGAAATCCGAAAACACAAGGAAAAGATCAGCAATGGGCGCAAGAAGAAATCTTCCAAAAGGAAGTGTATTATCCTCTGA